A region of uncultured Carboxylicivirga sp. DNA encodes the following proteins:
- a CDS encoding glycosyltransferase: MQFSVIIPVYNRPEEIVELLESLTLQSAKSEFEVIIVEDGSTVSSKDVIDPYFHQLDLHYYYQENQGPGLARNYGASKAKNDFLVFFDSDCIIPSNYFNVIIDEFEKSDIECYGGPDSSHPFFTPIQKAISYSMTSPLTTGGIRGGKKNLDKFYPRSFNLGVSKKVFTELGGFGEMRFGEDLDFSMRIAEAGFDIKLIRDAYVYHKRRTKFKAFYKQVFNSGIARIDLSLMHPGTLKIVHLLPSMFAIGYPILILGALFLNPLIFILVLIFPLSVITDAWIRTKKFNVAILCSMASLVQLFGYGYGFINAFWVRIIRGKGSFHSFAQSFYD, encoded by the coding sequence ATGCAATTTTCAGTTATCATTCCAGTTTACAATCGTCCAGAAGAAATTGTTGAATTATTAGAGTCACTAACACTACAATCAGCAAAATCGGAATTCGAAGTTATCATTGTCGAAGATGGATCAACCGTAAGCTCAAAAGATGTAATTGATCCTTATTTCCATCAATTGGATTTGCATTATTATTATCAGGAAAATCAAGGTCCTGGTTTGGCCAGAAATTATGGTGCATCAAAGGCAAAAAATGATTTTCTGGTATTCTTTGATAGCGATTGTATTATCCCATCCAACTATTTTAATGTCATCATAGATGAATTTGAAAAATCTGACATTGAATGTTATGGTGGTCCGGATAGTTCACATCCTTTCTTCACCCCTATTCAAAAAGCAATCAGCTATTCTATGACATCTCCACTCACAACGGGAGGTATCAGAGGTGGCAAAAAAAATCTGGATAAATTTTATCCACGAAGCTTTAATCTTGGTGTAAGTAAAAAAGTATTTACAGAGCTGGGAGGCTTTGGCGAGATGCGTTTCGGTGAAGACTTAGATTTCAGTATGCGTATTGCAGAAGCTGGATTCGATATTAAATTAATAAGAGATGCATACGTTTACCATAAACGCAGAACTAAATTTAAAGCTTTTTACAAACAAGTATTTAACTCTGGTATTGCCCGAATTGATTTATCATTGATGCATCCAGGAACATTGAAAATAGTCCACCTTCTTCCTTCAATGTTTGCCATTGGTTATCCCATATTGATATTAGGAGCCTTATTTTTAAATCCGCTCATTTTTATTCTGGTTTTGATATTTCCTCTCAGCGTTATTACTGACGCATGGATAAGAACTAAAAAATTCAACGTGGCGATACTCTGTTCAATGGCTTCGTTAGTGCAGTTATTTGGATACGGCTATGGATTTATCAATGCCTTTTGGGTAAGAATAATAAGGGGCAAAGGTAGTTTTCACAGCTTTGCCCAATCATTCTACGATTAA
- a CDS encoding sigma-70 family RNA polymerase sigma factor has translation MEKQIMLSDEELVKNFIAGNVSCIDILIDRHKAKVFSYIMMCVKQQELAEDIFQEAFIRVIKTLKKGNYSDTGKFSSWVMRIAHNLIIDHYRKQKNQVMISNDNYEFDLFNSTRFSDKSIEDKMVFEQILSEVNSLVKLLPDNQREVVEMRHYKGLSFKEIAEETNVSINTALGRMRYALMNLRRMMEERNLSFTLS, from the coding sequence ATGGAAAAGCAAATTATGCTTTCTGATGAAGAACTTGTAAAGAACTTTATTGCAGGCAATGTTTCATGTATCGATATACTAATCGATAGACATAAAGCCAAAGTTTTCTCATATATAATGATGTGCGTTAAGCAACAAGAATTGGCTGAAGACATTTTTCAGGAAGCTTTTATTAGAGTAATTAAAACATTGAAGAAAGGTAACTATTCTGATACCGGTAAATTTTCTTCATGGGTAATGCGTATTGCTCATAACCTGATCATTGATCATTATCGAAAACAAAAGAACCAGGTGATGATTTCGAATGATAATTATGAATTCGATCTTTTTAACTCAACTCGTTTTTCTGATAAATCGATTGAAGATAAAATGGTTTTTGAACAGATACTGAGCGAAGTGAATTCATTGGTGAAATTACTTCCGGATAATCAAAGGGAAGTAGTGGAAATGCGTCATTATAAAGGGTTAAGCTTTAAAGAGATTGCAGAAGAAACTAATGTTAGTATTAACACTGCATTGGGTAGAATGAGATATGCATTAATGAATCTGCGTAGAATGATGGAGGAGCGTAATCTTTCATTTACATTATCTTAA
- a CDS encoding Rrf2 family transcriptional regulator, translating into MSKIVTLSEAASIALHSMVLIARSEVKLNVNQISEAIESSKHHVAKVMQRLAKEDFVSSNRGPSGGFVLKCDPEKLSLLQIYEAIEGKIAIHSCPGDKRTCVIGSCMLGDLAKTMTREFKNYMESHFLSEYIN; encoded by the coding sequence ATGTCAAAAATTGTAACATTATCAGAAGCGGCCTCAATTGCATTACATTCAATGGTTTTAATAGCCAGGAGTGAAGTTAAACTAAATGTGAATCAGATTTCAGAAGCTATTGAAAGTTCAAAACATCATGTAGCTAAGGTAATGCAGCGTTTGGCAAAAGAAGATTTTGTAAGCTCTAACCGTGGACCAAGTGGTGGTTTTGTTTTAAAATGTGATCCTGAAAAATTATCATTGCTTCAAATCTATGAGGCCATTGAAGGTAAAATAGCAATACATAGTTGTCCCGGAGATAAACGAACCTGTGTGATCGGATCATGTATGCTGGGTGATCTTGCCAAAACGATGACAAGGGAATTCAAAAATTATATGGAGAGTCATTTCCTTAGTGAATACATCAACTAA
- a CDS encoding dihydroorotate dehydrogenase-like protein — translation MANLETKYLGLTLKNPIIVSSSGLTNSVEKIARVVEAGAGAVVLKSLFEEQINYEINNAIYKGEGFDYPEAVDYIKGYTHDNAVGEYIKLIKDTKAKFDIPVIASINCFSADEWVDFAQQIEAAGADALELNVFMVNTDKNSDPSEYENLYYEVINNVSQVVNIPVSIKLGSYFSNLVSVVNKISVSGAIGVVMFNRFYEPDIDIDKMTITSSDVFSTSADIRRTLRWVAIVSGKIENIDISASTGIHDGEGVIKQILAGAKTVQVCSAVYKNGSSVIADMKSKLESWMDEKGFATIDDFRGKMNYSKIVDPQLYERAQFMKYFSKHE, via the coding sequence ATGGCAAATTTAGAAACTAAATACCTTGGATTAACGCTGAAAAATCCAATTATAGTAAGCAGCTCAGGTTTAACTAATAGTGTAGAAAAAATTGCTAGAGTAGTAGAAGCAGGTGCTGGTGCAGTTGTTTTAAAATCACTTTTCGAAGAGCAAATCAACTACGAAATTAATAATGCTATTTATAAAGGTGAAGGATTTGATTATCCGGAGGCTGTAGATTACATTAAAGGATATACACACGACAATGCAGTTGGTGAATATATTAAATTGATAAAAGATACCAAGGCAAAATTTGATATACCTGTTATAGCCAGTATCAACTGCTTTTCTGCTGATGAATGGGTTGATTTTGCCCAGCAGATTGAAGCAGCAGGAGCTGATGCGTTGGAATTGAATGTTTTTATGGTTAATACTGACAAAAATAGTGATCCTTCAGAGTATGAAAATTTATACTATGAAGTGATTAATAATGTGAGTCAGGTTGTTAATATTCCGGTATCTATAAAACTTGGGTCATATTTCTCAAATTTGGTTAGTGTTGTCAATAAAATATCTGTGTCAGGAGCTATAGGGGTGGTTATGTTTAACCGTTTCTACGAACCTGATATTGATATTGATAAGATGACTATTACTTCATCAGATGTTTTTAGTACTTCAGCTGATATAAGACGTACACTACGGTGGGTGGCAATTGTGTCAGGTAAGATTGAAAATATTGATATTTCAGCTTCCACTGGAATTCATGATGGGGAAGGAGTGATTAAACAAATACTGGCTGGTGCTAAAACAGTGCAGGTTTGTTCTGCTGTATATAAAAATGGTTCATCTGTTATTGCTGATATGAAATCGAAACTTGAAAGCTGGATGGATGAAAAAGGCTTTGCTACTATTGATGATTTCAGAGGTAAAATGAATTACAGTAAAATTGTTGATCCACAATTATACGAAAGAGCTCAGTTTATGAAGTATTTCTCGAAACACGAATAA
- a CDS encoding YggS family pyridoxal phosphate-dependent enzyme — protein MSIKENLKHIKQQIGDRASLVAVSKTKPNEDILEAYEAGQRIFGENKVQELTSKFESLPKDIEWHMIGHLQTNKVKYIAPFVGLIHGVDSEKLLKTIDKEGSKNNRKIPCLLQVHIAEEESKFGFSKEELMEMVNEGVLDNLSNVVIKGLMGMATYTDDEVQIRKEFASLSNLFQELKKGIFEGNKDFTEISMGMSGDFLLAIEEGSTMVRVGSSIFGVRNYQK, from the coding sequence ATGTCAATCAAAGAAAATCTTAAGCATATAAAGCAGCAGATCGGAGATAGGGCTAGTCTGGTTGCAGTGTCGAAGACAAAACCTAATGAAGATATCTTAGAAGCATATGAAGCTGGCCAGCGAATTTTTGGTGAAAACAAGGTTCAGGAGCTGACTTCTAAATTTGAAAGTCTACCCAAAGATATAGAATGGCATATGATTGGTCATCTGCAAACCAATAAGGTTAAGTACATAGCTCCTTTTGTTGGTTTGATACATGGCGTTGATTCAGAGAAATTACTTAAAACTATTGACAAGGAAGGGAGTAAAAATAATCGAAAGATACCTTGTCTGCTTCAGGTTCATATTGCAGAGGAAGAATCAAAGTTTGGTTTTTCTAAAGAGGAATTGATGGAAATGGTGAATGAAGGAGTGCTAGATAATTTATCCAATGTAGTTATTAAAGGTTTGATGGGAATGGCAACTTATACCGATGACGAGGTTCAAATTAGAAAAGAATTTGCTTCCTTATCAAATCTTTTCCAGGAATTAAAAAAAGGCATATTTGAAGGGAATAAAGATTTTACAGAAATCAGCATGGGAATGTCAGGTGATTTTCTTCTTGCTATCGAAGAAGGCAGCACAATGGTTCGGGTTGGAAGTTCAATATTTGGAGTCCGTAACTATCAGAAATAA
- the uvrA gene encoding excinuclease ABC subunit UvrA, producing the protein MQEKTIVIKGARVHNLKNIDLEIPRNEFIVITGVSGSGKSSLAFDTLYAEGQRRYVESLSSYARQFLGRLDKPEVDFIKGIPPAIAIEQKVNTRNPRSTVGTSTEIYDYLKLLYARIGKTISPISGQEVKRQYVGDVVDFVSSLQEGTKLAVLAPVHHATDRTCKEHLDILLKQGFSRIEANDTFIRIEDILNNKEDATNNCETINLVIDRLSAASNEETLSRLADSVQTAFYEGKGECTIKLFLKEETKTIVFSNKFELDGITFEEPTEHLFTFNNPVGACPRCEGFGNVIGIDEDLVIPNKSLSIYEGAIACWKGEKMGEWRDVLVNNAHYFHFPIHKPFFELSKEQKKLLWTGNEHFYGLDQFFKHVEEQQYKIQYRVMLSRYRGKTICPECGGARLKKEASWVKVNDRNIHDLVNLPVSELNTFFAQLTLNKHDQKVAGRLLTEIQTRLQFLNDVGLGYLTLNRLSSTLSGGESQRINLATSLGSSLIGSLYILDEPSIGLHSRDTHLLIKVLRNLQKVGNTVIVVEHDEDIIRSSDKIIDIGPLAGRLGGELVFQGDFNELQASEKSLTTKYLKGIEQIPIPSGRRKFNHTINIKGACENNLKNINISFPLNVICAVTGVSGSGKSSLVRKILYPALKKQMGGYADKTGSFDMMEGAVKHIKDVEFVDQNPIGKSSRSNPATYLKAWDEIRKLMADQQASKLNGFKPSHFSFNIDGGRCDECQGEGTIKVEMQFMADIILKCESCHGKRFKDEVLEVTFHNKNVYDILELTVDEAIDFFGQSKLTTAKRIVSRLKPLSDVGLGYIKLGQSSSTLSGGESQRVKLAFYLANEKSEPTLFIFDEPTTGLHFHDIKKLLDAFNALVKNGHSLIIVEHNMDIIKSADWIIDLGPEGGNEGGNLVYAGTPEDLIKVKESYTGKYLEPYLNK; encoded by the coding sequence ATGCAGGAGAAAACAATAGTTATAAAAGGTGCCAGGGTTCATAATTTAAAAAATATTGACCTGGAAATTCCGCGAAATGAGTTTATTGTGATAACCGGAGTATCGGGAAGCGGAAAATCATCTCTTGCTTTCGATACTTTATATGCAGAAGGTCAGAGACGGTATGTGGAAAGCTTAAGTAGTTATGCCAGACAATTCCTTGGCCGACTGGATAAACCAGAGGTTGATTTCATCAAAGGAATTCCGCCAGCCATTGCCATTGAGCAAAAAGTAAATACCCGCAATCCCCGTTCTACAGTTGGCACCAGTACCGAGATATATGATTATTTAAAACTCTTATATGCCCGGATTGGAAAAACCATTTCTCCAATAAGCGGACAGGAAGTAAAAAGACAATACGTAGGGGATGTGGTTGACTTCGTTAGCTCACTTCAGGAAGGAACTAAACTTGCCGTTTTAGCTCCTGTTCATCATGCTACAGACCGTACATGCAAGGAACATCTGGATATTTTACTAAAACAGGGATTCAGCCGTATTGAAGCAAATGATACATTCATCAGAATAGAGGATATACTTAACAATAAGGAAGATGCCACTAACAATTGCGAAACCATCAACCTGGTAATCGATCGTCTTTCAGCTGCCTCTAATGAAGAAACATTAAGTCGATTGGCAGATTCCGTACAAACAGCCTTTTATGAAGGAAAAGGGGAATGTACTATCAAACTCTTCCTAAAAGAGGAAACAAAAACTATTGTGTTTTCCAATAAATTTGAATTGGACGGCATCACATTTGAAGAACCTACTGAGCATCTTTTCACCTTTAACAATCCGGTTGGAGCCTGCCCCAGATGTGAAGGATTTGGAAACGTTATCGGTATTGATGAAGATCTGGTAATACCCAATAAAAGTTTATCAATTTACGAAGGTGCAATTGCTTGCTGGAAAGGAGAAAAAATGGGTGAATGGAGGGATGTTCTTGTTAACAATGCTCATTACTTTCATTTCCCAATCCATAAACCATTCTTTGAATTAAGTAAAGAACAAAAAAAGCTATTATGGACCGGAAATGAACATTTCTACGGCCTTGATCAGTTTTTTAAACATGTAGAAGAACAGCAGTATAAAATTCAATACCGTGTAATGCTATCGCGTTACCGTGGCAAAACTATTTGCCCTGAATGTGGTGGAGCCAGATTAAAAAAGGAAGCCAGTTGGGTTAAAGTAAACGATCGTAATATTCACGATCTGGTAAACCTGCCTGTCTCGGAATTAAATACGTTTTTTGCCCAACTCACACTCAATAAACATGATCAAAAAGTTGCTGGGCGTTTGTTAACAGAGATCCAGACACGCCTGCAGTTTCTGAATGATGTTGGTTTAGGATATTTGACTCTTAATAGACTATCCTCAACCCTTTCAGGAGGTGAAAGTCAACGAATAAATTTAGCAACCAGTCTTGGAAGTAGTTTAATAGGATCGCTTTATATTTTAGATGAACCCAGTATCGGATTGCATTCAAGAGATACTCATTTATTGATTAAAGTTCTGAGAAATCTTCAAAAAGTTGGAAATACAGTAATTGTGGTTGAACATGATGAAGACATCATCAGATCATCAGATAAAATTATTGACATTGGGCCTTTAGCTGGTCGACTTGGTGGAGAATTGGTCTTTCAAGGTGACTTTAATGAATTACAGGCATCAGAAAAAAGCCTTACTACAAAATATCTGAAAGGTATTGAACAAATACCAATCCCATCCGGAAGAAGGAAATTCAATCATACCATTAATATAAAAGGTGCTTGCGAAAACAACCTTAAGAATATCAATATTTCTTTTCCATTGAATGTTATCTGCGCTGTCACCGGTGTTTCTGGAAGTGGAAAGTCTTCGTTGGTTAGAAAAATATTGTATCCGGCGCTAAAAAAACAAATGGGTGGCTATGCTGACAAAACCGGATCCTTTGACATGATGGAGGGAGCTGTGAAACATATCAAAGATGTTGAATTTGTGGATCAAAATCCTATCGGTAAAAGTTCCAGATCCAATCCTGCTACATACCTAAAAGCCTGGGATGAGATTCGTAAATTAATGGCTGATCAACAGGCTTCGAAACTGAATGGATTTAAACCATCTCACTTCTCATTTAATATTGATGGAGGTAGATGTGACGAATGCCAGGGAGAAGGAACCATAAAAGTGGAAATGCAATTTATGGCCGACATTATTTTGAAATGTGAAAGCTGCCATGGCAAACGTTTCAAAGATGAAGTTCTGGAAGTAACATTTCATAATAAAAATGTTTATGATATTTTAGAACTGACAGTTGATGAAGCCATCGATTTTTTTGGACAATCTAAGCTAACAACAGCCAAGCGTATTGTTTCACGACTTAAACCTTTATCTGACGTTGGGTTGGGTTATATTAAACTTGGTCAATCATCAAGTACATTAAGTGGTGGAGAAAGTCAACGAGTGAAACTGGCATTCTACCTCGCTAATGAGAAGAGTGAACCGACTTTATTTATTTTTGATGAACCAACCACCGGATTGCATTTTCACGACATTAAAAAGCTATTAGATGCCTTTAATGCTCTTGTAAAAAATGGACACTCATTAATTATTGTTGAGCACAATATGGATATCATCAAATCGGCCGATTGGATTATTGATCTTGGACCCGAAGGAGGTAATGAGGGAGGAAACCTTGTATATGCAGGAACTCCGGAAGACCTAATAAAAGTAAAAGAATCTTATACAGGAAAATATTTAGAACCGTATTTAAATAAATAA
- a CDS encoding diphosphate--fructose-6-phosphate 1-phosphotransferase, which translates to MIKSPLQIARESYAPKLPKALKGSVKIVEGKETESVADQADIKAMFPNTYGMPLLTFEPGEAAPTAARNVGVILSGGQAPGGHNVISGIYDGLKKLNPDNKLYGFLGGPGGLVDNEYVELTAEIVDHYRNTGGFDIIGSGRTKLEEEEQFEKALVNCKALDITALVIIGGDDSNTNACVLAEYYKNKAAGVQVIGVPKTIDGDLKNEMIETSFGFDTACKVYSELIGNIQRDANSAKKYWHFIKLMGRSASHIGLECALQTQPNICIISEEVEAKQQTLDDVVTYIADAVAKRAANGNNFGTVLIPEGLVEFIPAMKALIAELNDLLAHNEEKVNALEGNKDKRDFVAELLSADSREVFVSLPNSIANQLMADRDPHGNVQVSLIETEKMLIDMVKAKLKGWKKEGKFVGKFSGQAHFFGYEGRCAAPSNFDADYCYSLGTTASVLIAEGKTGYMASVRNLTASSDEWIAGGVPVTMMMNMEKRHGAMKPVIQKALVRLGGAPYKKFVEQREDWAINTKYVYPGPIQYFGPSEVCDITTKTLQYEQA; encoded by the coding sequence ATGATTAAGAGTCCACTTCAAATTGCAAGAGAAAGTTACGCTCCAAAATTGCCAAAAGCATTAAAAGGAAGCGTGAAAATTGTTGAAGGAAAAGAAACTGAATCAGTTGCTGATCAGGCTGATATTAAGGCTATGTTCCCAAATACATATGGAATGCCTTTATTGACCTTCGAACCAGGTGAAGCTGCTCCAACAGCAGCTCGTAACGTTGGTGTTATTTTATCTGGGGGTCAGGCTCCTGGAGGTCACAACGTGATTTCAGGTATTTACGACGGATTAAAAAAGTTGAATCCAGACAATAAACTTTATGGTTTCCTTGGAGGACCAGGTGGTTTGGTAGACAATGAATATGTAGAATTAACAGCTGAGATCGTAGATCACTACCGTAATACTGGTGGTTTTGATATCATTGGTTCTGGTCGTACTAAACTTGAAGAAGAAGAGCAGTTCGAAAAAGCTTTAGTAAATTGTAAAGCTTTAGATATTACTGCTTTGGTTATTATCGGTGGTGATGATTCAAATACAAATGCTTGTGTGTTAGCTGAATATTACAAAAATAAAGCTGCAGGTGTTCAGGTTATTGGTGTACCTAAAACAATTGATGGTGACCTTAAAAACGAAATGATTGAAACTTCATTTGGTTTTGATACAGCTTGTAAAGTATATAGCGAGTTAATTGGTAACATCCAACGTGATGCTAACTCAGCAAAAAAATACTGGCACTTCATTAAACTAATGGGTCGTTCTGCTTCTCATATTGGTTTAGAGTGTGCTTTACAAACTCAACCAAATATCTGTATCATTTCAGAGGAAGTTGAAGCAAAACAACAAACTTTGGATGATGTAGTTACTTATATTGCAGATGCTGTTGCAAAACGTGCTGCTAATGGCAACAACTTCGGTACAGTATTGATTCCTGAAGGTTTAGTAGAGTTTATTCCTGCTATGAAAGCATTGATTGCTGAGTTAAACGATTTATTAGCTCACAACGAAGAAAAAGTTAATGCCTTAGAAGGAAACAAAGATAAACGTGATTTTGTAGCTGAATTACTTTCTGCAGATTCTCGTGAAGTATTTGTATCTCTACCTAATTCAATTGCTAACCAGTTGATGGCTGATCGTGATCCACACGGAAACGTTCAGGTATCATTGATTGAAACTGAAAAAATGTTGATCGATATGGTTAAAGCTAAATTGAAAGGTTGGAAGAAAGAAGGCAAATTTGTTGGTAAATTTAGTGGTCAGGCTCACTTCTTCGGATACGAAGGTCGTTGTGCTGCTCCTTCAAATTTCGATGCTGATTATTGCTATTCTTTAGGAACAACAGCTTCTGTTTTAATTGCTGAAGGTAAAACTGGTTATATGGCTTCTGTACGTAACCTTACTGCTTCTTCAGACGAGTGGATTGCAGGTGGTGTACCTGTAACCATGATGATGAACATGGAGAAACGTCATGGTGCTATGAAGCCTGTAATTCAAAAAGCTTTGGTTCGTCTTGGCGGAGCTCCTTATAAGAAATTTGTAGAGCAAAGAGAAGACTGGGCTATCAACACTAAATATGTTTACCCAGGTCCAATCCAATACTTCGGACCATCTGAAGTTTGTGATATTACAACCAAAACATTACAATACGAACAAGCATAG
- a CDS encoding 6-phosphofructokinase → MILQKRTPKTIGILTGGGDVPGLNPAIRAVTIRAIHEGYKVIGIRNGWKGVISINPSLPIEDQDYCVELTENMVNRLGRTGGTFLHSSRTKANNVHISDIPDHLKPNYKDEFNDLTDAAVTNLKYLGIDYLIPIGGDDTLSYGVRLHHEGIKLIAIPKTMDGDVPGTEYCIGFSTCVTRTIELTHALRTCAGSHERFLVLEVFGRNAGFSALLPTVGGAADRCVIPEHQFNIEQLTALMVEDRNNNPSKYSVVLVSEGASFEGGQIIYSSHETDAFGHKKLGGIGETIGQQLKKLSPKFNHGKEINVINQKLGYLVRSGEPDALDSIVPTAYANLAMDLIIKDNSGQMVCINDGKYNHISIEAVKKDAKGESTKRVNVAKFYDTNRYRPIYSNIIGDPMMILTKE, encoded by the coding sequence ATGATACTTCAAAAGCGTACCCCAAAAACAATTGGTATTTTAACAGGAGGCGGAGACGTTCCTGGATTAAACCCAGCAATTAGGGCTGTTACTATCAGGGCTATTCACGAAGGATACAAAGTAATTGGTATCCGTAATGGATGGAAAGGAGTTATCTCAATTAATCCTTCTCTCCCAATTGAGGATCAGGATTATTGTGTTGAATTAACTGAGAATATGGTTAACCGACTTGGCCGGACTGGTGGAACATTTCTTCATTCAAGCCGAACCAAAGCCAACAATGTTCACATATCAGACATACCTGATCATTTAAAACCAAATTATAAAGATGAGTTTAATGACCTTACCGATGCTGCTGTCACAAATCTCAAATATTTAGGCATTGATTACCTCATTCCAATAGGCGGTGACGATACTTTAAGTTATGGTGTAAGACTTCATCACGAAGGCATCAAACTGATTGCAATACCCAAAACCATGGATGGCGACGTACCTGGTACTGAATATTGTATCGGATTCAGTACTTGTGTTACACGAACCATTGAATTGACACATGCATTACGCACATGCGCTGGTTCACATGAGCGATTCCTGGTTTTGGAGGTTTTTGGTCGTAATGCTGGTTTCTCTGCTCTCTTGCCAACAGTTGGTGGAGCTGCCGACAGGTGCGTCATCCCCGAACATCAGTTCAACATAGAACAGTTAACGGCATTAATGGTAGAAGACAGAAATAATAATCCTAGTAAATATTCAGTAGTATTGGTGTCTGAAGGGGCCAGCTTTGAAGGGGGTCAGATTATTTACAGCAGTCATGAAACAGATGCTTTCGGTCATAAAAAACTGGGAGGTATTGGTGAAACCATCGGACAGCAACTTAAAAAACTATCCCCTAAGTTTAACCATGGAAAAGAAATTAATGTTATTAATCAGAAACTGGGATATCTAGTTCGTTCAGGTGAACCCGATGCACTCGATTCAATTGTACCTACAGCTTATGCTAATTTAGCAATGGATTTAATCATAAAGGATAATAGCGGACAGATGGTATGCATCAATGATGGTAAATACAATCATATCAGCATAGAAGCTGTAAAAAAAGATGCTAAAGGTGAGAGCACAAAAAGAGTAAACGTTGCCAAATTTTATGATACCAACAGATATCGTCCGATTTATTCAAACATTATTGGTGATCCAATGATGATTTTAACAAAAGAATAG
- a CDS encoding 16S rRNA (uracil(1498)-N(3))-methyltransferase: MELFYDPNFKGDGILCESESKHCINVLRHKAGDNITIANGKGQYYEGTIIDAHPKKCKIGSVKTINHKEPEFKVHLAVAPTKSMDRFEWLIEKAVELGVDEITPLLCSHSERKKLRIDRIERIAVSAMKQSLKAFMPKVNELTSFTEFIESTVASQTYLAHCYDEQKQLLKNTYKLNSDAVLCIGPEGDFSPEEVNMAKNKGCHMVSLGTSRLRTETAGLAACHTIHLLNE; this comes from the coding sequence ATGGAACTTTTTTACGATCCCAATTTCAAGGGTGACGGTATTCTTTGTGAGTCTGAAAGTAAGCATTGCATTAATGTTTTACGACACAAAGCAGGCGATAATATTACGATAGCTAATGGTAAAGGTCAGTATTACGAAGGTACAATCATTGATGCACATCCTAAAAAATGTAAGATTGGATCTGTAAAAACAATCAATCATAAAGAGCCTGAATTTAAGGTTCATTTAGCTGTTGCTCCTACCAAAAGCATGGATCGTTTTGAATGGTTAATCGAAAAAGCGGTTGAATTGGGTGTTGATGAAATAACACCATTACTTTGTTCTCATTCTGAAAGAAAGAAATTAAGAATAGATAGAATAGAACGAATTGCTGTATCAGCAATGAAACAATCATTGAAAGCTTTTATGCCAAAAGTGAATGAACTTACATCCTTCACTGAATTCATTGAATCAACTGTAGCATCACAAACTTACCTGGCTCATTGCTATGATGAGCAAAAGCAACTTCTTAAAAATACCTATAAATTAAATTCGGATGCTGTACTATGTATTGGTCCGGAAGGTGATTTTTCACCTGAAGAAGTTAATATGGCAAAAAACAAAGGATGTCATATGGTATCACTTGGTACAAGCCGGCTTCGCACTGAAACAGCAGGATTAGCAGCCTGTCACACTATTCACCTCTTAAACGAATAA